CCAATGCTTCGGGTTCACTGCCACCAGCGCCTGTTGAGATCGGTTGCTTTCAATAAGATGACTAGGGAGAAAGCTCAAATGCGTACCCGCCATCGCGAGCAAAGCGCCAGATTCAACATTCCAACCATCGATAAGTTTTAGTTGTTGGTACTGCTCAACATTCAAAAGCTTACGCATTACCTCAGAAGCGTAGCCACCAATGTTAATGCGTCGCCCCTCAAGCGAGTGATTGTTAGTTTCAATTTCCTTTGCAACGTCTTCGCGGGCAAAAAGATAACTCTTTTCAGTGAACAGAAACTCAGCATGACTGAAGGCATCAAGTTGATGTTCGGCGAGAACGACGATCATCATGTCCAACTGCCCCTTTGCCAGCTTTTCATTAAGTAAGGTGTAATCGCCGACTTCGAGCGTGAGCTCCACGCTGTCGCTCAGCTTATAAAAATTTTCGATAGCGGCCGGAACCGGATTACTAGGAAGCGTAATCGTATTATCGAGAATACCGACACGCACTTGCCCTGTCAGTTTTGACTGTACTCCCTTCAATTTAAAGGCAAAATCACTAAGAACATTACTTAGCTCATTTGCATAACCATACACAGTGTGCCCTTCACTTGTTAAATCAAACCCACTTCGGCCGCGCTT
This is a stretch of genomic DNA from Vibrio maritimus. It encodes these proteins:
- a CDS encoding LysR family transcriptional regulator — encoded protein: MAIHIEKLDKRDLRRLEIFCEIVEQGGISNATVSTGLSQPVLSNQLIELEKSLGVTLCKRGRSGFDLTSEGHTVYGYANELSNVLSDFAFKLKGVQSKLTGQVRVGILDNTITLPSNPVPAAIENFYKLSDSVELTLEVGDYTLLNEKLAKGQLDMMIVVLAEHQLDAFSHAEFLFTEKSYLFAREDVAKEIETNNHSLEGRRINIGGYASEVMRKLLNVEQYQQLKLIDGWNVESGALLAMAGTHLSFLPSHLIESNRSQQALVAVNPKHWWFTSDFSVVLKGAKTALSPAALAFYDCLVASNNSQRL